From Silurus meridionalis isolate SWU-2019-XX chromosome 14, ASM1480568v1, whole genome shotgun sequence, a single genomic window includes:
- the rpl3 gene encoding 60S ribosomal protein L3 has product MSHRKFSAPRHGSLGFLPRKRSRRHRGKVKSFPRDDPNKPVHLTAFLGYKAGMTHIVREVDRPGSKVNKKEVVEAVTIVETPPMIVVGIVGYVETPRGLRSFKTVFAEHISDECRRRFYKNWYKSKKKAFTKYSKKWQDEEGKKQLEKDFASMKRYCKVIRIIAHTQMRLLPLRQKKSHLMEIQLNGGTIASKVDWAREKLEQAVPINNVFSQDEMIDVIGVTKGHGYKGVTSRWHTKKLPRKTHRGLRKVACIGAWHPARVAFSVARAGQKGYHHRTEVNKKIYKIGQGFHTKDGKVIKSNASTDYDLSNKSINPLGGFVHYGEVTNDFLMLKGCVIGTKKRVLTLRKSLLVQTSRRALEKIDLKFIDTTSKFGHGRFQTVDEKKAFMGPLKKDRIAKEESA; this is encoded by the exons ATG tctcaCCGTAAGTTTTCGGCTCCCCGCCACGGTTCTCTGGGTTTCCTCCCCCGCAAGAGGAGTCGCAGACACCGTGGAAAGGTGAAGAGCTTCCCAAGGGATGACCCCAACAAACCCGTCCACCTTACCGCCTTCCTGGGCTACAAAGCCGGCATGACCCACATCGTTCGTGAGGTCGACCGACCCGGCTCTA AGGTAAACAAGAAGGAGGTCGTCGAGGCGGTTACGATCGTCGAGACCCCGCCCATGATTGTTGTTGGCATTGTGGGATACGTGGAGACTCCCCGCGGGCTGCGTTCTTTCAAAACCGTTTTCGCAGAGCACATTAGTGACGAGTGCAGGCGCCGCTTTTACAAGAACTG GTACAAGTCCAAGAAGAAGGCTTTCACCAAGTACAGCAAGAAGTGGCAGGATGAAGAGGGcaagaaacagctggagaagGACTTTGCCTCTATGAAGAGGTACTGCAAGGTCATCCGTATCATCGCCCACACACAG ATGCGCCTCCTGCCTCTGAGGCAGAAGAAGTCCCACTTGATGGAGATCCAGCTGAATGGTGGAACCATCGCCAGTAAGGTGGACTGGGCTCGGGAGAAACTGGAGCAGGCCGTTCCAATCAACAACGTGTTCTCCCAGGATGAGATGATTGACGTCATCGGGGTCACTAAGGGTCACGGATACAAGG gTGTGACGAGCCGTTGGCACACAAAGAAGCTGCCCCGTAAGACCCATCGTGGTCTGCGCAAGGTGGCGTGTATCGGAGCCTGGCATCCTGCTCGCGTGGCCTTCAGCGTTGCACGTGCTGGTCAGAAGGGCTACCATCATCGCACAGAGGTCAACAAGAAG ATCTACAAGATCGGACAGGGCTTCCACACCAAGGATGGCAAAGTGATCAAGAGCAACGCCTCCACGGATTACGATCTGTCCAACAAGAGCATCAACCCACTG GGTGGATTTGTGCACTACGGTGAGGTGACCAACGACTTCCTGATGCTGAAGGGTTGCGTCATCGGAACCAAGAAGAGGGTCCTGACCCTCCGCAAGTCCCTGCTGGTCCAGACGAGCCGTCGTGCCCTGGAGAAGATCGACCTCAAGTTCATCGACACCACCTCCAAATTCGGGCACGGACGTTTCCAGACTGTGGACGAGAAGAAGGCTTTCATG GGTCCACTCAAGAAAGACCGTATCGCCAAGGAGGAGTCTGCCTGA